Proteins encoded together in one Chitinophaga lutea window:
- a CDS encoding metallophosphoesterase family protein, with product MIARRNFLRQLGLSATGLLVGSRSWAIAPTTAPRPLRIGVISDLHHMQFGKNEVPRMTAFMDAVLKSSPDFIIQCGDFITQLKQTEGILEQWNRFSGPKYHVLGNHDMDFCDKKTMMQLLGMEQRYYSFDRGGYHFVVMDRNFLKRDDGTLADYASSNWGPLPAPQRSFSDAAQLAWLRDDLAAAKHPVIVFMHQPVFLSDYYDELGNADEILAIFDETNLRAREAGRNNEVTAVFMGHDHDDRHAERNGVHYFIINSASYLYSGKALYYADPLFAFITLHPAGRLTIEGKASTYRDPVPDKIRARYPVKISNYAVGIPKITHR from the coding sequence ATGATAGCACGCAGAAATTTCCTCCGGCAGCTGGGCCTCTCCGCTACCGGTCTCCTCGTTGGTTCCCGCAGCTGGGCCATCGCCCCCACCACCGCACCCAGGCCGCTCAGGATCGGCGTCATCTCGGACCTGCACCATATGCAGTTCGGCAAAAATGAAGTGCCCCGCATGACGGCCTTTATGGATGCGGTGCTGAAATCCTCGCCGGATTTTATCATCCAGTGCGGCGACTTCATCACCCAGCTCAAACAGACGGAGGGTATTCTCGAACAATGGAACCGCTTCTCCGGACCGAAGTATCATGTGCTCGGCAACCACGACATGGATTTCTGCGATAAAAAAACCATGATGCAGCTGCTGGGCATGGAGCAACGTTATTATTCCTTCGACCGGGGCGGTTATCATTTCGTGGTGATGGACCGGAATTTCCTGAAGCGGGACGACGGTACCCTGGCGGATTACGCCAGCAGCAACTGGGGCCCGCTGCCCGCGCCGCAGCGCAGTTTTTCCGATGCGGCGCAACTCGCCTGGCTGCGCGATGACCTGGCCGCCGCGAAACATCCCGTGATCGTATTCATGCACCAGCCGGTGTTCCTCAGCGATTATTATGACGAATTGGGGAATGCGGACGAGATACTGGCCATTTTTGACGAAACAAACCTCCGCGCCCGGGAAGCCGGTCGGAATAACGAGGTGACGGCTGTATTCATGGGGCACGATCACGACGACCGGCATGCCGAGCGGAACGGGGTGCATTATTTCATCATCAACAGCGCCAGTTATCTCTATTCCGGCAAGGCGCTCTACTACGCCGATCCGCTGTTCGCTTTCATCACCCTTCACCCCGCCGGCCGGCTCACCATCGAAGGAAAGGCCAGCACCTACCGCGATCCCGTGCCCGACAAGATCAGGGCGCGCTACCCGGTCAAAATCAGCAACTATGCAGTGGGGATCCCGAAAATAACACACCGTTAA
- a CDS encoding phosphocholine-specific phospholipase C — translation MDTRRDFLRKSILLSGAAGMSTVLPGSIQRALAIDPQPGSTFLDAEHVVILMQENRSFDHCFGTLRGVRGLNDPRAITLPDRKSVYLQTNEQGETYGPFRLDIKDTKVTWMGALPHSRASQVDANNLGKYDKWLPAKKPGNKQYAHMPLTMGYYTREDLPFNYAMADAFTVCDQNFCSAMTSTTPNRSFFWTGKIMSEENGAPKANIRNDNFSYGKFNWGTFPELLEENGVAWKFYQNDVSCGGGFVGEERSWLANFGCNLLEFFEPYQVKFTERYVKNLQLQIDTLPAEINALEEATPSTEAAAKKNKAAIAKKQEALASARAELDKWNALTRSKLTGKDKSLHERAFVINSADPQFRKLSKMNYQDGNASREVTVPAGDILYQFRKDVNEGKLPTVSWLASPQNFSDHPSAPWYGAWYVSEVLDILTKNPEVWKKTIFIVTYDENDGYFDHVPPFSIPDDAKTGTGKCSPGIDTEIEHVRLENELKQGVPPKAARGGAVGLGFRVPMLIASPWSRGGKVCSQVFDHTSTLQFLETFVNRKFNKNICTENISAWRRTICGDLTSAFTPFDGTKPPAIPFINRDQIVRDIYNAKFRQDPGGFKKLSDEEARQLTLKPALYQEPGQRPSTALPYELYADGKWNAEKKTFDIEMAAALHLGEEGVGAPYTVYAPVVYKDENGQEDVCRNWYFAVKRGDKLSYSWPAAAFDKERYHLRLHGPNGFYREFKGKDPVLQVVCEDELDPKIKKPTGYLQLSLLNTGSADTITVVIRDNAYGQKDIVRKVSRGKKESIVLPLNKSNYWYDFSVSVQGDDHFEQRYAGRAENGREGLSDPAIGRKA, via the coding sequence ATGGATACCAGACGGGATTTTCTCAGGAAATCTATTCTCCTTTCCGGTGCGGCGGGCATGTCGACCGTGCTGCCCGGCTCCATCCAGCGGGCTTTGGCGATCGATCCGCAGCCCGGCAGCACTTTCCTCGATGCGGAGCACGTGGTGATACTGATGCAGGAGAACCGCTCCTTCGACCACTGCTTCGGCACCCTGCGGGGCGTAAGGGGCCTGAACGATCCCAGGGCGATCACCCTGCCCGACCGGAAATCTGTGTACCTCCAAACCAATGAGCAGGGAGAAACCTATGGTCCCTTCCGGCTCGACATCAAAGACACGAAAGTGACCTGGATGGGCGCCCTGCCGCACTCGCGCGCGAGCCAGGTAGACGCCAACAACCTCGGCAAATACGACAAATGGTTGCCGGCCAAAAAGCCCGGCAACAAACAATACGCACACATGCCGCTCACCATGGGGTATTACACGCGCGAAGACCTGCCCTTTAACTACGCCATGGCGGACGCCTTTACGGTCTGCGACCAGAATTTCTGTTCGGCCATGACGAGCACCACGCCCAACCGGTCCTTTTTCTGGACCGGCAAGATCATGAGCGAGGAAAACGGCGCGCCGAAAGCCAACATCCGGAACGACAACTTCAGCTACGGCAAATTCAACTGGGGTACCTTTCCCGAGCTGCTCGAAGAAAACGGCGTGGCCTGGAAATTTTACCAGAACGATGTGAGCTGCGGCGGTGGTTTCGTGGGAGAAGAAAGATCCTGGCTCGCCAACTTCGGCTGCAACCTGCTGGAATTTTTCGAGCCGTACCAGGTGAAGTTCACGGAGCGGTATGTAAAGAATCTGCAGTTGCAGATAGATACCCTCCCCGCTGAAATCAACGCACTGGAAGAAGCCACGCCCTCCACTGAAGCAGCGGCGAAAAAAAATAAAGCGGCCATCGCCAAAAAACAGGAAGCGTTAGCCAGCGCCCGCGCCGAGCTCGACAAATGGAACGCCCTCACCCGCAGCAAACTGACGGGCAAAGATAAAAGTCTGCACGAGCGGGCCTTTGTGATCAACTCCGCCGACCCGCAGTTCCGCAAACTGTCCAAAATGAACTACCAGGACGGTAACGCATCGCGCGAAGTAACGGTACCGGCTGGTGACATTCTCTACCAGTTCAGGAAAGACGTGAACGAAGGCAAACTGCCCACCGTATCCTGGCTGGCCAGCCCGCAGAATTTTTCCGACCATCCCAGCGCGCCCTGGTATGGCGCGTGGTACGTGTCTGAAGTGCTCGACATCCTGACCAAGAATCCTGAAGTCTGGAAAAAGACCATCTTCATCGTTACCTACGATGAAAACGACGGTTATTTCGATCATGTGCCGCCGTTCTCCATCCCGGACGATGCGAAAACCGGCACCGGCAAATGCTCACCGGGCATTGACACGGAGATCGAACATGTACGGCTCGAAAACGAACTGAAACAGGGCGTTCCTCCCAAGGCCGCCCGCGGCGGCGCGGTGGGGCTCGGTTTCCGGGTGCCGATGCTGATCGCTTCTCCCTGGAGCCGCGGCGGGAAAGTGTGCTCACAGGTATTCGACCATACTTCTACCCTCCAGTTCCTCGAAACATTTGTGAACCGGAAGTTCAACAAGAACATCTGTACGGAAAATATCAGCGCCTGGCGCCGCACCATCTGCGGAGATCTCACATCCGCGTTCACGCCGTTCGACGGCACCAAACCGCCGGCGATTCCATTCATTAACCGCGACCAGATCGTGAGGGATATCTACAACGCCAAATTCCGCCAGGATCCCGGCGGGTTTAAAAAACTCTCAGACGAGGAAGCCCGGCAGCTGACGCTCAAGCCCGCCCTCTACCAGGAACCGGGCCAGCGGCCTTCCACAGCGCTGCCCTACGAGCTGTATGCCGACGGAAAATGGAACGCGGAGAAAAAGACTTTCGATATTGAAATGGCCGCCGCCCTGCATCTCGGCGAGGAAGGCGTTGGCGCGCCGTACACGGTATACGCGCCGGTGGTTTACAAGGATGAGAACGGGCAGGAAGATGTTTGCCGCAACTGGTATTTTGCGGTGAAGCGCGGCGACAAACTCAGCTACAGCTGGCCCGCCGCTGCGTTCGACAAAGAACGGTACCACCTGCGCCTCCATGGCCCGAACGGTTTCTACCGGGAATTCAAAGGAAAAGACCCGGTGCTGCAGGTGGTGTGTGAAGATGAGCTCGATCCCAAAATCAAAAAACCGACCGGCTACCTCCAGCTCTCGCTGCTCAACACCGGCAGCGCGGATACGATCACGGTAGTGATCAGGGATAATGCCTACGGACAAAAAGACATCGTACGCAAAGTATCCAGAGGCAAAAAGGAATCCATCGTATTACCATTGAACAAAAGCAACTACTGGTACGATTTCAGTGTGTCGGTACAGGGCGACGATCACTTCGAACAACGTTACGCCGGCAGGGCGGAGAACGGCCGTGAAGGCCTCAGCGACCCCGCCATCGGCCGTAAAGCATAA
- a CDS encoding YeiH family protein, whose protein sequence is MKNINALLERSITTRELIFILAAVLCVSPLISPPVALLLGWGIAGFIGHPYLHLNHRLTRVLLQVSIVGLGFGMNAANAIKAGREGLLLTVLSIAATLLFGWLLGRWMKVDKHTSFLISAGTAICGGSAIAAVSPVIRAEEKQVSLALGTVFVLNSVALFVFPFVGRLLHLSQLQFGLWSAVAIHDTSSVVGAAGHFGSEALEVATTVKLARALWIIPVVVLAAFSFRSKGFRFSVPYFILLFIAAMLLNTYVPAVQRVSHYFTGVAQAGLTLTLFLIGSSLSPKVIRAMGWKPLLQGVLLWVAVAAVVLWAVVRFF, encoded by the coding sequence ATGAAAAATATCAACGCGCTGCTGGAGAGAAGTATTACGACGAGGGAGCTGATTTTCATACTGGCCGCTGTTTTGTGTGTATCGCCGCTGATATCCCCGCCGGTGGCGCTGCTGCTGGGCTGGGGGATTGCCGGTTTTATCGGGCATCCTTATCTCCACCTCAATCACCGGCTCACCCGTGTATTGCTGCAGGTTTCCATCGTAGGGCTGGGTTTTGGCATGAACGCCGCCAACGCCATTAAAGCGGGCCGGGAAGGTTTGTTGCTGACGGTACTGTCCATTGCGGCCACGCTGTTATTCGGCTGGCTGCTGGGCAGGTGGATGAAGGTGGACAAACACACCTCTTTCCTGATCTCCGCCGGTACCGCCATTTGCGGCGGCAGCGCCATCGCGGCCGTTTCACCTGTGATCAGGGCGGAAGAGAAACAGGTGTCGCTGGCATTGGGGACCGTTTTTGTGCTGAATTCCGTGGCTTTGTTTGTGTTTCCTTTCGTGGGGCGGTTGCTGCATTTAAGCCAGCTACAGTTCGGGTTATGGAGCGCCGTAGCCATTCACGACACCAGTTCAGTGGTAGGCGCAGCAGGCCACTTCGGCAGCGAGGCGTTGGAAGTGGCCACTACCGTAAAGCTGGCGAGGGCGCTCTGGATCATTCCGGTGGTGGTGCTGGCAGCCTTTTCGTTCCGCAGTAAGGGATTCCGGTTCAGTGTACCGTATTTTATCCTGCTGTTCATCGCGGCGATGCTGCTGAATACTTATGTGCCGGCGGTACAGCGGGTCAGCCATTATTTCACCGGTGTGGCGCAGGCGGGTTTGACGCTGACGCTGTTCCTGATCGGGAGCAGTCTCTCCCCGAAAGTAATACGGGCCATGGGCTGGAAGCCTTTGCTGCAGGGCGTGCTATTGTGGGTGGCGGTGGCAGCCGTGGTGTTGTGGGCGGTAGTGCGTTTCTTTTAA
- a CDS encoding LysR substrate-binding domain-containing protein — MFDFRLKVFYTVANRLSFTRAAEELFISQPAVTKHIHELEQQLGVALFERSGNKIQLTAAGNVMLHHAGNIFACYRNLEFDINQLKHAQGGVLHLGASTTIAQYFIPPLLAAFNQQYPHIRTSLLYGNTEQIQQALLQKTIQLGITEGHSKDPALKYVEFAKDEIALICNADYKSYKQGITAEGLKKIPLLVREHGSGTLEVIVDELKRLKLKLSDLNILMYMGSTESIKSYLRHAPCAAFISLQAVQHELAAGDFRVIPVKDFRVPRKYHFVYPQGQQDKLAQLFMKFTRQHTA; from the coding sequence ATGTTCGACTTCAGGCTGAAAGTTTTTTACACGGTGGCCAACCGTCTCAGTTTCACACGCGCGGCGGAGGAGCTGTTCATTTCGCAACCGGCCGTCACCAAACATATACACGAACTGGAACAGCAGTTGGGCGTGGCGTTGTTCGAGCGCAGCGGCAACAAAATCCAGCTGACGGCGGCGGGCAATGTGATGCTCCACCACGCGGGCAACATCTTCGCCTGTTACCGCAACCTCGAGTTCGACATCAACCAGCTGAAACATGCGCAGGGCGGCGTACTGCATCTCGGCGCCAGCACCACCATCGCCCAGTATTTCATCCCTCCCCTGCTGGCCGCATTCAACCAGCAATACCCTCACATCCGCACGTCGCTCCTATACGGCAACACGGAACAGATCCAGCAGGCCCTGTTGCAAAAGACCATCCAGCTGGGCATCACGGAAGGGCATTCCAAAGACCCCGCACTGAAGTACGTGGAATTCGCCAAAGACGAGATCGCACTGATCTGCAACGCGGATTACAAATCGTACAAACAGGGCATTACGGCGGAAGGCCTCAAAAAAATACCGCTGCTGGTGCGGGAGCACGGCTCCGGTACGCTCGAAGTGATCGTGGATGAACTGAAGCGGCTGAAACTGAAACTTTCCGACCTCAACATTCTCATGTACATGGGCAGCACGGAAAGCATCAAATCATACCTGCGCCACGCGCCCTGCGCGGCGTTCATTTCACTGCAGGCGGTGCAGCACGAACTGGCCGCGGGCGATTTCAGGGTGATACCGGTGAAGGATTTCCGCGTACCCCGGAAATATCATTTTGTGTATCCGCAGGGCCAGCAGGACAAACTCGCGCAACTCTTCATGAAATTCACCCGGCAGCATACCGCATAA
- a CDS encoding PhoPQ-activated pathogenicity-related family protein, with protein sequence MKTLFVRKIALLFIPVMTTLLAGAQQKVTPETALQSYLQNGDKTFSWVVKDSFMVQDVKAYSLALVSQQWREFTWKHQLMVFIPAEIKHNGALLFITGGSLKDGEPKWNGEKDNLFQGIGKMAGERKAVTAVLRQTPNQPLFDNLTEDALISFTLHNFKKDNDYTWPLLFPMVKSAVRAMDAVQQFTAQQGTPKVEKFVVAGASKRGWTTWLTGANDNRVAGIAPMVIDILNMPVSLDYQIKTWKEYSIQIEDYVKLGIPQQAHTPSGEAINVMVDPYSYRKNLNMPKMLFMGTNDEYWVIDNVKNYINDIPGKYLLNYVPNEGHSMGNGQQVFNGLSSFFGMTLNGGNYPECKYTAKESKKGVNLTATASADRLEDVIVWTATSTDLDFRNDKWSSKSLGIAQTSKVSVTQPFPASGYGAFYVDFKYRDTNGGSYTVSTRVYLTDTKKIL encoded by the coding sequence ATGAAAACACTATTCGTCAGAAAGATCGCACTGCTTTTTATTCCCGTGATGACTACGCTGCTGGCCGGTGCGCAGCAAAAGGTGACGCCCGAAACGGCGCTGCAGAGCTACCTGCAGAACGGCGACAAGACCTTCAGCTGGGTGGTGAAGGACTCGTTCATGGTCCAGGACGTCAAAGCATACAGTTTGGCGCTCGTGTCGCAGCAATGGCGGGAATTTACCTGGAAACACCAGCTCATGGTGTTTATTCCTGCCGAGATCAAACACAACGGTGCGTTGCTGTTCATCACCGGCGGGTCGCTGAAAGACGGCGAGCCGAAATGGAACGGCGAAAAAGACAACCTGTTCCAGGGTATCGGCAAGATGGCCGGAGAAAGAAAGGCGGTGACGGCGGTATTGCGCCAAACGCCCAACCAGCCGTTGTTCGACAATCTTACGGAAGACGCCCTGATTTCCTTTACGCTGCATAATTTCAAAAAGGATAACGACTACACCTGGCCGCTGCTGTTCCCGATGGTGAAAAGCGCCGTGCGGGCGATGGATGCCGTGCAGCAATTCACCGCGCAGCAGGGCACGCCCAAGGTAGAGAAGTTCGTGGTGGCGGGCGCTTCCAAACGCGGCTGGACCACCTGGCTCACCGGCGCCAACGACAACCGCGTGGCCGGCATCGCGCCGATGGTGATCGACATCCTGAACATGCCCGTGAGCCTCGATTACCAGATCAAAACCTGGAAAGAATACAGCATCCAGATCGAGGATTACGTGAAGCTCGGCATCCCCCAGCAGGCGCATACGCCCAGCGGCGAAGCGATCAACGTGATGGTGGACCCGTATTCATACCGTAAAAATCTCAACATGCCGAAAATGCTCTTCATGGGCACGAATGATGAATACTGGGTGATCGACAACGTGAAGAACTACATCAACGACATTCCGGGCAAATACCTCCTGAATTATGTGCCCAACGAAGGACATAGCATGGGCAACGGGCAGCAGGTGTTCAACGGGCTCAGTTCGTTTTTCGGGATGACGCTCAACGGTGGTAATTACCCGGAATGCAAATACACGGCGAAAGAAAGCAAAAAAGGCGTGAACCTCACCGCTACCGCGTCCGCCGACCGCCTGGAAGATGTGATCGTGTGGACGGCCACTTCCACCGATCTCGATTTCCGGAACGACAAATGGTCGTCGAAGAGCCTGGGCATTGCGCAGACCTCGAAAGTGTCCGTGACGCAGCCATTCCCGGCCAGCGGCTACGGTGCGTTTTATGTCGATTTTAAATACCGTGATACCAACGGCGGAAGTTATACCGTGAGCACGCGCGTGTACCTGACGGATACGAAGAAGATACTCTAG
- a CDS encoding SusD/RagB family nutrient-binding outer membrane lipoprotein — MQSIKTFSVIILAAALAVSCKKNLVSLNDNPNGANPANTNPSFVLSTVLTETGRAYVDLGFNDVAGVMQHTQKDGWVGSHNEYDWGGSNSWSGYYDILRNNQLVYEKSVQSGFELHQGVSLVMKSMLFGLITDLWGDAPYTHALKGDKEGAENATPPLDPQELIYTGILADLDKANTLLSKPKNQYTSPIDAVDVYYQGDPVKWRKMANSLALRYYMRLSEKLPAVAKAGIEKIVASPDKYPIISNPNASEDATMAFVGTSDADSWPTNSNYDRDNGSRYRRIKMCNTLVQAMQALNDPRLGVWAKKVDVFLVVDPNKPSGTGNVYKTSDTTVAGEKRKVRYISPDVLTSKGLTLNDINQDVNYVGLPPALAGPAVYNLSNDAAQASTNPHVSWLSDIYKEAKGPLLKARLITAAEVHFILAEASAVKGWAAGDAEGHYKAGIQASFSAWGVADKYAAYVASPAVAFKNTRQQIIEQKWIAAWSAATEAWFDYKRTGFPVMKGGPNAKAPAVPVRFYYMLDERNLNKVNVDAASAKLETTPFSPYGANGPQNSPWSKPWVLQGTGKPW; from the coding sequence ATGCAAAGCATCAAAACATTTTCGGTCATCATATTGGCGGCAGCTTTGGCGGTATCCTGCAAAAAGAACCTGGTATCGCTGAACGACAATCCCAACGGGGCCAATCCCGCCAACACCAACCCGTCGTTCGTATTGTCCACCGTGCTCACAGAAACGGGCCGCGCTTATGTGGACCTCGGTTTCAACGATGTGGCCGGCGTGATGCAGCACACGCAGAAAGACGGCTGGGTGGGCTCTCATAATGAATACGACTGGGGCGGCTCCAACAGCTGGAGCGGCTATTACGATATTCTGCGGAACAACCAGCTGGTGTACGAAAAGTCGGTGCAATCCGGCTTTGAGCTGCATCAGGGTGTGTCGCTGGTGATGAAGTCGATGCTCTTCGGCCTGATCACCGACCTCTGGGGCGATGCGCCTTACACCCATGCGCTGAAGGGCGATAAGGAAGGCGCCGAAAACGCCACCCCGCCGCTGGACCCGCAGGAGCTGATCTACACCGGCATCCTGGCCGATCTGGACAAAGCCAATACGCTGCTGTCGAAACCGAAAAATCAATACACCAGCCCCATCGACGCCGTGGATGTTTATTACCAGGGCGACCCGGTAAAATGGCGGAAGATGGCGAACTCGCTGGCATTGCGGTATTACATGCGCCTCTCCGAAAAACTGCCGGCGGTGGCGAAGGCGGGCATCGAAAAGATCGTGGCCAGCCCGGACAAATACCCCATCATCTCCAATCCCAATGCTTCCGAAGATGCCACGATGGCCTTCGTCGGTACCAGCGACGCGGATTCCTGGCCTACGAACAGCAACTACGACCGCGACAACGGCAGCCGTTACCGCCGCATCAAAATGTGCAATACCCTCGTGCAGGCGATGCAGGCGCTCAATGATCCGCGCCTCGGCGTATGGGCCAAAAAGGTGGACGTGTTTCTGGTGGTGGATCCCAATAAACCCTCCGGTACGGGGAACGTGTACAAAACGTCCGACACTACGGTGGCGGGCGAAAAGCGCAAGGTGCGGTACATTTCCCCCGATGTGCTCACGTCAAAAGGGTTAACTTTGAATGACATCAACCAGGACGTGAATTATGTGGGCCTTCCGCCCGCGCTGGCCGGCCCGGCGGTGTACAACCTGAGCAACGACGCGGCGCAGGCGTCAACCAATCCGCATGTGTCGTGGCTGAGCGATATTTACAAGGAAGCCAAAGGGCCTTTGCTGAAAGCGCGCCTCATCACAGCCGCCGAAGTGCATTTTATCCTGGCGGAAGCATCCGCGGTGAAGGGCTGGGCGGCCGGCGACGCCGAAGGGCATTATAAAGCCGGCATCCAGGCGTCGTTCAGCGCCTGGGGCGTGGCCGACAAGTACGCGGCCTATGTGGCGAGCCCCGCCGTGGCATTTAAAAACACCCGGCAGCAGATCATCGAACAGAAATGGATCGCGGCCTGGAGCGCCGCCACCGAGGCCTGGTTCGATTATAAAAGGACCGGTTTCCCCGTGATGAAAGGCGGGCCGAATGCCAAAGCGCCTGCCGTTCCGGTGCGTTTTTATTACATGCTCGATGAAAGAAATTTGAATAAGGTAAACGTGGACGCGGCTTCCGCCAAACTGGAAACCACCCCGTTTTCCCCGTACGGCGCCAACGGCCCGCAAAACAGCCCCTGGTCCAAACCCTGGGTGCTGCAGGGAACCGGCAAACCATGGTAA